The following proteins come from a genomic window of Pseudomonas hygromyciniae:
- the metH gene encoding methionine synthase, producing MSDRSTRLQALQQALKERILILDGGMGTMIQSYKLEEEDYRGKRFADWPSDVKGNNDLLILTRPDVIGGIEKAYLDAGADILETNTFNATQVSQADYGMEALAYELNLEGARLARKVADAKTLETPDKPRFVAGVLGPTSRTCSLSPDVNNPGYRNVTFDELVENYTEATKGLIEGGADMILIETIFDTLNAKAAIFAVQGVYEELGVELPIMISGTITDASGRTLSGQTTEAFWNSIAHAKPISVGLNCALGASELRPYLEELSNKADTYVSAHPNAGLPNEFGEYDELPSQTAKVIEEFAQSGFLNIVGGCCGTTPGHIEAIAKAVAGYAPRPIPDIPKACRLSGLEPFTIDRQSLFVNVGERTNITGSAKFARLIREDNYTEALEVALQQVEAGAQVIDINMDEGMLDSKKAMVTFLNLIAGEPDISRVPIMIDSSKWEVIEAGLKCIQGKGIVNSISMKEGVEQFIHHAKLCKRYGAAVVVMAFDEAGQADTEARKKEICKRSYDILVNEVGFPPQDIIFDPNIFAVATGIEEHNNYAVDFINACAYIRDELPYALTSGGVSNVSFSFRGNNPVREAIHSVFLLYAIRNGLTMGIVNAGQLEIYDQIPAELRDAVEDVVLNRTPEGTDALLAIADKYKGDGSVKEAETEEWRGWDVNKRLEHALVKGITTHIVEDTEESRLSFARPIEVIEGPLMSGMNIVGDLFGAGKMFLPQVVKSARVMKQAVAHLIPFIELEKGDKPEAKGKILMATVKGDVHDIGKNIVGVVLGCNGYDIVDLGVMVPAEKILQVAKEQKCDIIGLSGLITPSLDEMVHVAREMQRQNFHLPLMIGGATTSKAHTAVKIEPKYSNDAVIYVTDASRAVGVATQLLSKELKAGFVEKTRLEYIDVRERTSNRSARTERLSYAAAIAKKPQFDWSTYTPVVPTFTGAKVLDNIDLKVLAEYIDWTPFFISWDLAGKFPRILTDEVVGEAATALYADAQEMLKKLIDEKLISARAVFGFWPTNQVQDDDLEVYGDDGQPLAKLHHLRQQIIKTDGKPNFSLADFVAPKDSGVTDYIGGFITTAGIGAEEVAKAYQDAGDDYNSIMVKALADRLAEACAEWLHQQVRKDYWGYAKDEELDNEALIKEQYSGIRPAPGYPACPDHTEKAQLFQLLDPEAREMHAGRSGVFLTEHYAMFPAAAVSGWYFAHPQAQYFAVGKIDKDQVTSYTARKAQDLAVTERWLAPNLGYDN from the coding sequence ATGTCCGATCGTAGCACTCGCCTGCAAGCCCTCCAGCAAGCCCTCAAGGAACGCATCCTGATCCTCGATGGCGGTATGGGCACGATGATCCAGAGCTACAAGCTGGAGGAAGAGGACTACCGTGGCAAACGCTTCGCCGACTGGCCGAGCGACGTCAAGGGCAACAACGACCTGCTGATCCTGACTCGCCCGGACGTGATCGGCGGGATCGAGAAGGCGTACCTGGATGCCGGCGCCGATATCCTCGAAACCAACACCTTCAACGCCACCCAGGTGTCCCAGGCCGACTACGGCATGGAGGCGCTGGCCTATGAGCTGAACCTGGAAGGCGCGCGCCTGGCGCGTAAGGTCGCCGACGCCAAGACCCTGGAAACCCCGGACAAGCCGCGCTTTGTCGCCGGCGTGCTCGGCCCGACCAGCCGCACCTGCTCGCTGTCGCCCGACGTGAACAACCCCGGCTACCGCAACGTGACCTTCGATGAACTGGTGGAGAACTACACCGAGGCCACCAAAGGCCTGATCGAAGGCGGTGCGGACATGATCCTCATCGAAACCATCTTCGACACCCTCAACGCCAAGGCGGCGATCTTCGCCGTGCAGGGCGTGTATGAAGAGCTTGGCGTCGAGCTGCCGATCATGATTTCCGGCACCATCACCGACGCGTCCGGGCGCACCCTGTCGGGCCAGACCACCGAGGCGTTCTGGAACTCCATCGCCCACGCCAAGCCGATTTCCGTGGGTTTGAACTGCGCCCTGGGCGCCAGTGAGTTGCGGCCGTACCTTGAAGAGCTGTCGAACAAGGCCGACACCTACGTGTCTGCCCACCCCAACGCCGGCCTGCCCAACGAATTCGGCGAGTACGACGAACTGCCCTCGCAAACCGCCAAGGTCATCGAAGAGTTTGCCCAGAGCGGTTTCCTCAATATCGTCGGCGGCTGCTGCGGCACCACGCCTGGGCATATCGAGGCCATCGCCAAGGCCGTGGCCGGCTATGCGCCGCGCCCGATCCCGGACATCCCCAAGGCCTGCCGCCTGTCGGGCCTGGAACCGTTCACCATCGATCGCCAGTCGTTGTTCGTCAACGTCGGCGAGCGTACCAACATTACCGGCTCGGCCAAGTTCGCCCGGCTGATTCGCGAAGACAACTACACCGAAGCCCTGGAAGTCGCCCTGCAACAGGTGGAAGCCGGCGCCCAGGTGATCGATATCAACATGGACGAGGGCATGCTCGATTCGAAGAAGGCCATGGTGACCTTCCTCAATCTGATTGCCGGCGAGCCGGATATCTCCCGGGTACCGATCATGATCGACTCCTCCAAGTGGGAAGTGATCGAGGCCGGCCTCAAGTGCATCCAGGGCAAGGGCATCGTCAACTCCATCAGCATGAAGGAAGGCGTCGAGCAGTTCATCCATCACGCCAAACTGTGCAAGCGCTACGGCGCGGCGGTGGTGGTGATGGCGTTCGACGAAGCCGGCCAGGCCGACACCGAGGCGCGCAAAAAAGAGATCTGCAAGCGCTCCTACGACATTCTGGTCAATGAAGTGGGCTTCCCGCCGCAAGACATCATCTTCGACCCGAACATCTTCGCCGTGGCGACCGGCATCGAAGAGCACAACAACTATGCCGTGGACTTTATCAACGCTTGCGCCTACATCCGCGATGAGCTGCCGTACGCACTGACCTCCGGCGGCGTGTCCAACGTGTCGTTCTCGTTCCGGGGCAACAACCCGGTGCGCGAGGCGATCCACTCGGTGTTCCTGCTGTATGCGATCCGCAACGGCTTGACCATGGGCATCGTCAACGCCGGCCAGTTGGAAATCTACGACCAGATTCCCGCCGAACTGCGTGACGCCGTCGAAGACGTGGTGCTCAACCGCACCCCGGAAGGCACCGACGCCCTCCTCGCCATCGCCGACAAGTACAAGGGCGATGGCAGCGTCAAGGAAGCCGAGACCGAGGAGTGGCGTGGCTGGGACGTCAACAAGCGCCTGGAACACGCGCTGGTCAAGGGCATCACCACCCATATCGTTGAAGATACCGAAGAATCGCGGCTGTCCTTCGCACGCCCGATCGAGGTGATCGAAGGCCCGCTGATGTCCGGCATGAACATCGTCGGCGACCTGTTCGGCGCCGGCAAAATGTTCCTGCCCCAGGTGGTGAAATCCGCGCGGGTGATGAAGCAGGCCGTGGCCCACTTGATTCCATTTATCGAACTGGAAAAGGGCGACAAGCCGGAAGCCAAGGGCAAGATCCTCATGGCCACGGTCAAGGGCGACGTGCACGACATCGGCAAGAACATTGTCGGCGTGGTTCTGGGTTGCAACGGCTACGACATTGTCGACCTGGGCGTGATGGTCCCGGCCGAGAAAATTCTGCAAGTGGCCAAGGAACAGAAGTGCGACATCATCGGCCTGTCCGGGCTGATCACGCCGTCCCTGGATGAAATGGTGCACGTGGCCCGCGAGATGCAGCGCCAGAATTTCCACCTGCCCTTGATGATCGGTGGCGCCACCACCTCCAAGGCGCACACGGCGGTGAAGATCGAGCCCAAGTACAGCAACGACGCAGTGATCTACGTCACCGATGCCTCCCGCGCAGTGGGCGTGGCGACTCAGTTGCTGTCCAAGGAACTCAAGGCCGGGTTTGTCGAGAAGACCCGCCTGGAATACATCGACGTGCGTGAGCGCACGTCCAACCGCAGCGCCCGCACCGAGCGCCTGAGCTACGCGGCGGCCATCGCCAAGAAGCCACAGTTCGACTGGAGCACCTACACCCCGGTAGTGCCGACCTTTACCGGGGCCAAGGTGCTGGACAATATCGACCTCAAGGTCCTGGCCGAGTACATCGACTGGACGCCGTTCTTTATCTCCTGGGACCTGGCCGGCAAGTTCCCGCGCATCCTTACCGATGAAGTAGTGGGTGAAGCCGCCACCGCGCTGTACGCCGACGCCCAGGAAATGCTCAAGAAGTTGATCGACGAAAAACTCATCAGTGCTCGCGCCGTGTTCGGTTTCTGGCCGACCAACCAGGTGCAGGACGACGACTTGGAGGTCTACGGCGACGACGGCCAGCCGCTTGCCAAGCTGCATCACCTGCGCCAGCAGATCATCAAGACCGATGGCAAGCCGAACTTCTCCCTGGCCGACTTTGTTGCGCCCAAGGACAGCGGCGTGACCGACTATATCGGTGGGTTTATCACCACCGCCGGCATCGGCGCCGAGGAAGTGGCCAAGGCTTACCAGGATGCGGGCGACGACTACAACTCGATCATGGTCAAGGCCCTGGCCGACCGCCTGGCCGAGGCCTGTGCCGAGTGGCTGCACCAACAGGTGCGTAAAGACTACTGGGGCTACGCCAAGGATGAAGAGCTGGACAACGAGGCGCTGATCAAAGAGCAATACAGCGGCATCCGCCCTGCTCCGGGCTACCCGGCGTGCCCGGATCACACCGAGAAGGCCCAATTGTTCCAGCTCCTGGACCCCGAGGCCCGCGAAATGCACGCTGGTCGTAGCGGGGTGTTCCTCACCGAGCACTACGCGATGTTCCCGGCGGCAGCGGTCAGCGGCTGGTACTTCGCCCACCCGCAGGCGCAGTACTTTGCCGTGGGCAAGATCGACAAGGATCAGGTGACCAGCTACACCGCGCGCAAGGCGCAGGACCTGGCCGTGACCGAACGCTGGCTGGCACCGAACCTGGGATACGACAACTGA
- a CDS encoding NEL-type E3 ubiquitin ligase domain-containing protein, which translates to MAYQPVLEHNGAGAWRHRHESPLAWDRLTLLRRLGHITDSFADETLRGIGEVSGVDDDLLRKVHMDGLPVPAVLADTLEQFQVDQQVEALIDRLRRGAGLDSHDTYAVPLAVEMPGWPQGRVLEVFEQAAVSSPVIEERQALSDLGEPQARQLLGTPDRRQLHGVPLSDEWGSATVRVPQPEGHSVRYGSLGGADDGRPTLKITRAELLQGKLAQVVLAGLDEQETAGLLGSTESAGAGTRAQQFNERLAEHALQRQQALFDALLHAKGPHRPDTGLLARRFPTLSGRGLKEVLERASPEELTNLHHHARLSSRLGHLARIGVQQGRVNRAISGLHRERLASPDSDRLALHGLERLPGWPQGLRLELRLNSHRGPLVDSIGDADAAVRRYLVKHDDRFQAFDAAGNVLDSGSAPGRNFFQSILAALPDDTRQALALTGQGADLQQMLATYARRHRQVVAEQILKLRAPRSRPSIRLQSGRLGYALSGRGQLLGMDEHLVAQARNAYPNIADDEVQEFIEARRLDGDSEQKIALLFANRQRELTALRATLEPWAGDDASRLSAVNDVIDCWRQGFDRNRAPHATLNLRAEEVLPEWDADFSHVQTLNLSGARLLAQEPTQLLKPFAHVQQLELYVSPSQLGAVTQRLADVSGLTAVSITGPALTYTPQVLQPLERMTGLKQLSLTGSLTVLDLSGLTSLRRLSISGTLSTWPEGLLALEHLEFVDFSGTPLRNVPSEMFVGHQRLWRGLHMNWAEYDAHDFMRVYDYLHDNPAHLVDEQRLVQSYCEGALAHLKGGDRGFVDQVLGGFKTQGLTARQRLDRVNTVREEYAQLVEVLEQWSDHESSVGRVEVERQVATEKLLDCWRHGLSSRLVADAELPATATHLDLSGASLVDLPRLPATAFSHVRSLDLSDIGVSLEGINGWIGQFAQLDTLSLARNNLIELPSALAQTPSLRHLDLSHNWLVVSPAIQAQLSQLTELVSLRLPYNPIRSLDVSALRGLRTLDLSHSALDEWPQGVLELPSLQRLDLSHSAVTGIPEAALSGHDWLLLNTHLRGCRLDMATRAQARLFARRYPTTTLQAPLGIPRELLAQGLTGGKPEYFPEDALRRPELLVALPTVSAAQTPLPPIARLQRLVPALDDLQAAARIDELGEHGLDAQQIHARLDEWEAQYAQWVPLLNDWMDVHGYLDGSWVSALDRRRAADRLLESWRHTLRAIPLAPGLDGTQVLDFSELSLGDLPRLPNYFAHVTELNLSRTRLTAQGSNEFLRAFTHVRTLTLSHNGLSAIPDALAEFRALRRLDMASNELQTAAQLSALRELEWLDLSGNLLTEVELGGLARLDTLYLQHNLLDDWPMAVLEMPRLRTLDLQDNWIETLPAAALEPQHRQLLAGTDLSRNRLEQPACERLQVYLAQTGNGLGFSAEQLDVMIRGYRERDELAAFDSPDYSLNHPDIETPQEQKARWFAGVAPYSSKHRLWNQLFAQEGSTDFFFMLSQLRNTEDFLEAPADLTQRVWTLLEAMDKKPSLRRDLFARATALMPEVTCGDGRILMFNELETRVLEFQALNLAEQGQDGARLLKFARSMLRLEAVEEIAQTTIDNRPDIDPAEIRLALRIGLAQRLDLPRQPFGMLYGELSEVTPADLESASATVLERERTPAFEEKLVGLEYWLNYLKHKYAADFSALAHEVEQKAEALEERYPDSGSDYLRDYAELGAWSEEHRKALAIRLTRQERQALNL; encoded by the coding sequence ATGGCTTATCAGCCGGTCCTGGAGCACAACGGGGCGGGCGCCTGGCGCCATCGTCATGAGTCGCCTTTGGCATGGGATCGCCTGACCCTGCTGCGGCGCCTGGGGCACATCACCGACAGCTTCGCCGATGAGACCTTGAGGGGCATTGGCGAGGTGAGCGGCGTTGACGACGACCTGCTGCGCAAGGTTCACATGGACGGTTTGCCGGTGCCTGCGGTGCTGGCCGATACCCTGGAGCAGTTCCAGGTCGATCAGCAGGTTGAAGCGCTGATTGACCGGCTACGTCGTGGTGCCGGGCTGGACAGTCACGATACCTACGCCGTGCCCTTGGCGGTCGAAATGCCCGGTTGGCCACAGGGGCGGGTCCTGGAAGTGTTTGAGCAGGCTGCTGTGAGTTCTCCTGTGATCGAGGAGCGACAGGCTCTCTCAGATCTGGGCGAACCCCAGGCGCGTCAGTTGCTCGGCACGCCGGATCGTCGACAATTGCATGGCGTGCCGCTGAGCGATGAGTGGGGAAGCGCAACCGTCAGGGTGCCGCAGCCCGAGGGGCATTCGGTGCGCTATGGCAGCCTGGGAGGCGCAGACGATGGCCGGCCCACCTTGAAAATCACCCGTGCCGAACTGCTGCAAGGCAAGCTGGCCCAGGTGGTATTGGCCGGCCTGGACGAGCAGGAAACGGCCGGCCTGCTGGGCAGCACGGAAAGTGCCGGCGCGGGGACGAGGGCACAGCAGTTCAATGAGCGCCTGGCCGAGCATGCCCTGCAACGACAGCAGGCCTTGTTCGACGCGCTGTTGCATGCCAAGGGCCCGCACAGGCCTGATACAGGGCTGTTAGCGCGGCGGTTTCCCACGCTGTCCGGCCGGGGCCTTAAGGAGGTGTTGGAACGCGCCAGCCCCGAGGAACTGACAAACCTGCATCACCACGCCCGCCTGAGTAGCCGCCTGGGTCACCTGGCCCGTATCGGTGTGCAACAAGGCCGCGTGAACCGCGCGATCAGTGGGCTGCATCGCGAAAGGCTCGCCAGCCCTGACAGTGATCGCCTGGCCTTGCATGGCCTGGAACGCCTGCCGGGTTGGCCGCAAGGTCTGCGGCTTGAGCTGCGCCTGAACAGTCATCGTGGCCCCCTGGTGGACAGCATCGGCGATGCAGACGCCGCAGTGCGCCGCTACCTGGTCAAGCACGATGATCGCTTCCAGGCCTTTGATGCTGCAGGCAACGTGCTCGATAGCGGATCCGCGCCGGGGCGCAACTTCTTCCAATCGATCCTCGCGGCGTTACCCGATGACACCCGTCAGGCCTTGGCGCTGACGGGGCAGGGCGCGGACCTGCAGCAGATGCTGGCGACCTATGCCAGGCGCCATCGACAGGTGGTCGCCGAGCAGATCCTGAAGCTGCGCGCCCCCAGGTCGCGGCCCTCGATACGCCTGCAGAGCGGGCGCCTGGGCTATGCGTTGTCCGGCCGCGGTCAGTTGCTGGGCATGGATGAGCATTTGGTCGCCCAGGCCCGTAATGCCTACCCCAATATCGCTGATGATGAGGTCCAGGAGTTTATCGAGGCCCGCCGACTCGACGGCGACAGCGAGCAGAAAATCGCCTTGCTGTTTGCCAACCGCCAGCGCGAGCTGACGGCCTTGCGTGCGACGCTTGAGCCGTGGGCGGGGGACGATGCCTCGCGCCTGAGCGCGGTGAATGATGTCATTGACTGTTGGCGCCAAGGCTTTGATCGGAACCGCGCTCCCCACGCCACACTGAATCTGCGCGCAGAAGAGGTGCTGCCTGAGTGGGACGCGGATTTTTCCCATGTGCAAACCCTGAACCTGTCGGGGGCCAGATTACTGGCCCAGGAGCCCACGCAGTTACTCAAGCCGTTTGCTCATGTGCAGCAGTTGGAGCTATACGTGAGCCCCAGCCAGCTGGGGGCTGTGACCCAACGCCTGGCGGACGTTTCAGGCCTGACGGCGGTCTCGATCACCGGCCCGGCGCTGACCTACACCCCGCAAGTGCTGCAGCCACTTGAGCGCATGACCGGGCTCAAGCAACTGTCCCTGACCGGCAGCCTGACCGTCCTGGACCTCAGCGGTCTGACGTCATTACGCCGCTTGAGCATATCCGGCACGCTGTCCACCTGGCCTGAAGGGCTCTTGGCACTCGAACACCTGGAATTTGTGGATTTCAGCGGGACGCCGCTACGCAACGTGCCGAGCGAGATGTTTGTCGGGCACCAACGCTTGTGGCGCGGCTTGCACATGAATTGGGCGGAATACGACGCCCATGATTTTATGCGGGTGTATGACTACCTGCACGACAACCCGGCCCATCTGGTGGATGAGCAGCGCCTGGTGCAGAGCTATTGCGAGGGCGCCTTGGCCCATTTGAAAGGTGGCGACCGGGGCTTTGTCGATCAGGTCCTCGGCGGTTTCAAGACCCAGGGCCTGACCGCGCGTCAACGGTTGGATCGGGTCAATACGGTGCGCGAGGAATACGCTCAACTGGTCGAGGTGCTGGAGCAATGGTCGGATCACGAGTCCAGTGTCGGCAGGGTGGAGGTGGAACGCCAGGTGGCCACTGAAAAGCTCCTGGATTGCTGGCGCCACGGCCTGTCGTCGCGCCTGGTCGCCGACGCCGAGTTGCCTGCCACGGCCACGCACCTCGACCTGTCAGGCGCCAGTCTGGTCGATTTGCCACGGTTGCCGGCCACAGCTTTCAGCCATGTCCGCAGCTTGGACCTGAGTGATATCGGCGTCTCGTTGGAAGGCATCAATGGCTGGATCGGCCAGTTCGCCCAGCTCGACACATTGAGCCTGGCCCGAAACAACCTGATCGAGCTGCCGTCGGCGCTGGCGCAGACCCCGTCCCTGCGCCACTTGGACCTTTCCCATAACTGGCTGGTGGTCAGCCCGGCGATACAGGCACAGTTAAGCCAACTGACGGAGCTGGTGTCGCTGCGCTTGCCGTACAACCCGATCCGCAGCCTGGATGTCAGTGCACTGCGTGGCCTGCGAACCCTGGATCTGAGCCACAGTGCGCTCGATGAGTGGCCGCAAGGGGTGTTGGAGTTGCCGTCCTTGCAACGCCTGGATCTGAGCCACAGCGCCGTGACAGGCATCCCCGAGGCGGCATTGAGCGGGCATGACTGGTTGCTGCTCAATACCCACCTGCGAGGTTGTCGCCTCGACATGGCGACACGCGCCCAAGCACGACTATTTGCGCGCCGTTACCCGACAACCACCCTGCAAGCGCCTTTGGGCATTCCCCGAGAGCTCCTTGCCCAAGGCCTGACGGGGGGCAAGCCCGAATATTTTCCCGAAGATGCCTTGCGCCGTCCTGAGCTGCTGGTTGCGCTGCCCACGGTATCCGCTGCCCAGACGCCGTTGCCGCCAATCGCCCGCTTGCAACGCCTGGTCCCGGCCCTGGATGACTTGCAGGCGGCGGCTCGCATCGACGAGCTGGGCGAACATGGCCTGGATGCGCAGCAGATCCACGCCCGCCTGGATGAATGGGAAGCGCAATACGCGCAATGGGTGCCGCTGCTCAACGACTGGATGGATGTTCACGGCTACCTGGACGGCAGCTGGGTCAGTGCCCTGGATCGCCGCCGGGCGGCCGATCGTCTGTTGGAGAGTTGGCGTCACACCCTGCGCGCCATACCGCTTGCACCTGGCCTGGACGGCACACAGGTGCTGGACTTTTCCGAGCTTTCGCTGGGGGATCTGCCCAGGCTGCCCAATTATTTTGCCCATGTCACCGAACTGAACCTGAGCCGTACCCGGCTCACCGCCCAAGGCTCGAATGAGTTTCTGCGGGCCTTTACCCATGTGCGTACATTAACCCTCAGCCACAACGGTTTGAGCGCCATACCCGATGCCCTCGCTGAGTTTCGGGCATTGCGGCGCCTGGATATGGCGAGCAATGAACTGCAGACGGCTGCACAACTGTCGGCCCTGCGCGAACTGGAATGGCTGGATCTGAGCGGGAACCTGTTGACCGAGGTGGAGCTAGGTGGTCTGGCCCGGCTGGACACGCTGTATCTGCAGCACAACCTGTTGGACGATTGGCCAATGGCGGTCCTGGAAATGCCACGCCTGCGCACTCTGGACTTGCAAGACAACTGGATCGAGACCCTGCCGGCAGCGGCACTCGAACCCCAGCATCGACAACTGCTGGCGGGGACCGATCTGTCACGCAACCGCCTTGAGCAACCGGCCTGCGAGCGCCTGCAGGTCTATCTGGCCCAGACCGGCAACGGCCTGGGTTTTTCCGCCGAGCAGCTCGACGTCATGATCCGCGGCTACCGGGAGCGCGATGAGTTGGCGGCTTTCGACTCTCCGGATTACTCCCTCAATCATCCTGACATCGAAACGCCCCAGGAGCAGAAGGCGCGCTGGTTTGCCGGTGTCGCACCGTATTCGTCAAAACACCGCCTGTGGAATCAACTGTTCGCCCAGGAAGGCAGCACGGATTTTTTCTTCATGCTCTCGCAGTTGCGCAATACCGAGGACTTTCTTGAGGCGCCGGCGGACCTGACGCAGCGGGTGTGGACGCTGCTGGAGGCGATGGATAAAAAGCCGTCCTTGCGCCGCGATCTGTTTGCCCGGGCCACGGCGTTGATGCCCGAGGTGACGTGTGGAGATGGCCGAATCCTGATGTTCAACGAGCTTGAAACCCGGGTTCTGGAGTTCCAAGCACTGAACCTCGCCGAACAGGGGCAGGACGGCGCCAGGCTGTTGAAATTTGCCCGCAGCATGCTACGTCTGGAGGCCGTGGAGGAGATTGCCCAGACCACTATCGACAACCGTCCGGACATTGACCCAGCGGAGATTCGCCTGGCCTTGCGCATTGGACTTGCGCAGCGCCTGGACCTGCCCCGGCAACCTTTTGGCATGTTGTATGGCGAGCTGTCGGAAGTGACCCCAGCCGACCTGGAAAGCGCTTCTGCCACGGTGCTGGAGCGTGAGCGCACCCCGGCGTTCGAGGAAAAACTGGTGGGGCTGGAGTACTGGCTCAATTATCTGAAACACAAGTACGCCGCTGACTTTTCGGCGTTGGCCCATGAAGTGGAGCAAAAGGCCGAAGCCTTGGAGGAACGCTATCCCGACAGCGGATCGGACTACTTGCGCGATTATGCCGAGTTGGGGGCTTGGAGCGAGGAGCACCGCAAAGCCTTGGCGATTCGCCTGACCCGGCAGGAGCGCCAGGCGTTGAATCTCTGA
- a CDS encoding DUF6543 domain-containing protein, producing the protein MNSIGKKSIADAARYAVPTADVDARVRKQKLAMLLNVGLFGLSAVAGFVPVLGEVMMAVMVEQLLSEVIEAAQEWTEGDRKAAKAHIIDLAQNLALIGLTAAGGKVLSRLKPEPVIEGLVPVQLPNAQVRLWKPDLSPYRQADSLVAGSTPNALGQYTVGTRHYVRIDNGVYEKVFDPQLKKWRIQHPPRPHGLSAGPGAQRGGRLAPSS; encoded by the coding sequence ATGAACAGCATCGGCAAAAAAAGCATTGCCGATGCGGCCAGGTATGCGGTGCCCACGGCCGATGTCGATGCCAGGGTGCGCAAACAGAAACTGGCGATGCTGCTGAATGTGGGGCTGTTCGGCCTGAGCGCGGTCGCGGGGTTCGTGCCGGTGCTGGGGGAAGTGATGATGGCGGTGATGGTCGAGCAACTCTTGAGTGAGGTGATCGAGGCCGCGCAGGAGTGGACTGAAGGCGATCGCAAGGCCGCCAAGGCTCATATCATCGATCTGGCGCAAAACCTCGCCTTGATCGGGCTGACGGCGGCGGGGGGCAAAGTCCTGAGCCGGCTCAAACCTGAACCGGTGATCGAAGGCTTGGTGCCGGTACAACTGCCCAACGCACAGGTGCGCTTGTGGAAACCTGACCTGAGTCCCTACCGGCAGGCTGACAGTCTGGTTGCCGGCAGCACGCCCAATGCCTTGGGGCAATACACGGTCGGCACCCGGCATTACGTGCGTATCGATAACGGCGTTTACGAAAAGGTCTTCGACCCGCAACTCAAGAAATGGCGCATCCAGCACCCCCCACGACCCCATGGCTTATCAGCCGGTCCTGGAGCACAACGGGGCGGGCGCCTGGCGCCATCGTCATGA
- a CDS encoding dermonecrotic toxin domain-containing protein: MTDSPALPPTPSIHGRLLKTRTPQWLIDATSQRREALKLSDAFVPPAYRLATSEQRQQVRDCVVASFTAQTALDKTMSALQDIETFARPLLVNALQDQFGVTLAPRIETWLSLRKSLQVTHLNLDTLTYDFLKLELLQAALHNFEEAECEQGAFHTSSGFKWQVPTRGVSPQNSLVSLRMRGLEVHQFIKMCRTLDIGGQYQRHITEFFYPRDTVAQTTLREQFIAGQKTAMRAAAELALLGKDITRDDYNMLLSVIDGERSPRIGGQPVWICDLGLMKLRMTGCVLFLAFDDADVHSPILYIPPRSLYPPQALCLARPNARDPQAAPGYAGLGINPRKPPDGLPALLQSVCRRCRSPSLFQRVHPGCRRCHVAREDRLQLRRPGADV, encoded by the coding sequence ATGACCGACTCTCCTGCATTGCCCCCCACGCCCAGTATCCACGGGCGGCTATTGAAAACCCGCACGCCACAATGGCTGATCGACGCCACTTCCCAGCGCCGCGAGGCGCTCAAGCTCAGCGATGCTTTTGTGCCGCCAGCCTATCGGCTCGCGACCTCCGAGCAACGCCAGCAAGTGCGTGACTGCGTGGTCGCCAGCTTCACCGCGCAGACTGCCTTGGACAAGACGATGTCCGCCTTGCAGGACATAGAGACCTTCGCCCGGCCCTTACTGGTCAATGCCCTCCAAGACCAGTTCGGCGTGACCCTGGCCCCGAGGATCGAGACCTGGCTGAGCCTGCGAAAGTCACTGCAAGTGACTCACCTCAACCTCGACACGCTGACCTACGATTTTCTGAAACTGGAGCTGCTGCAAGCGGCGCTGCATAACTTTGAGGAGGCCGAGTGCGAGCAAGGGGCGTTTCACACGTCGTCGGGTTTCAAGTGGCAAGTACCGACTCGTGGCGTATCCCCCCAGAACTCATTGGTGTCTTTGCGCATGCGAGGCCTTGAAGTCCACCAGTTCATAAAAATGTGCCGCACCCTGGACATCGGAGGCCAGTACCAGCGCCATATCACCGAGTTCTTTTATCCCCGCGATACCGTCGCTCAGACCACCTTGCGCGAGCAGTTCATTGCCGGCCAAAAGACAGCGATGAGGGCGGCCGCCGAGCTGGCGCTGCTGGGCAAGGATATAACCCGCGACGACTACAACATGCTGCTGTCGGTAATCGATGGCGAGCGCTCACCGCGCATCGGCGGGCAACCGGTGTGGATCTGCGACCTGGGCCTGATGAAGCTGCGCATGACCGGCTGTGTGCTGTTTCTGGCTTTCGATGATGCCGATGTTCATTCCCCCATCCTGTACATCCCCCCACGATCCCTATACCCCCCTCAAGCGCTATGCCTCGCACGCCCAAATGCGCGAGACCCTCAAGCAGCGCCTGGCTACGCCGGGCTCGGCATCAACCCGCGTAAGCCGCCCGACGGATTACCAGCGCTTCTTCAGTCAGTTTGTCGACGCTGCCGATCACCCTCACTATTTCAGCGAGTTCACCCAGGATGCAGACGATGCCACGTTGCTCGAGAAGATCGGCTCCAACTTCGCCGGCCTGGGGCAGACGTATGA
- a CDS encoding DUF2970 domain-containing protein — protein MNAPDNKPPTFWQMLHSVMAAAFGVQSGKNRARDFTHGKPSHFVVLGIVFTGVFALTLFAIVKLVVHLAGV, from the coding sequence ATGAATGCCCCCGACAACAAACCGCCGACCTTCTGGCAGATGCTGCATAGCGTGATGGCCGCCGCGTTCGGCGTACAGAGCGGGAAAAACCGCGCCCGGGACTTTACCCATGGCAAGCCCAGCCATTTTGTGGTGCTGGGGATTGTATTTACCGGGGTGTTTGCATTGACCCTGTTTGCCATCGTCAAGCTGGTGGTGCATCTGGCTGGGGTCTAG